The DNA region tgcaagatgaaataaaaattgatatttatataaaattataaattttttttgtataatttatttatatttaataatcagCAACTGTTCGCCAAATAAGAATAGCAATATTTCCACCAGTGTACATATAAAGtaacattttttcttgatgTGTTACAGAAAAACCAAATGATTCACCAACAACAACTTGAAATGGTGGACCAAATTTTTGATCAAGactttgttttatcattttagcAGCATGTTCataatttgttgaatatttttcagcaGCTGTTGTACATAATTCCATAGCCTCTTGTTTAATATCATCAGCCATATCACTCAATTTACAAAATGGATATGTATGAAATATTTGTACTGGATTTTCTTTCTTAATTTCACCAGcagacattttaaattaatactatcttttatgatttaacaaaaatataaattaactttttatgataaattgtttattaacaaaataaataaccatgaattaattaaaacaaacaaaacaacatcaattttatttatttttttatttttcatcaacacacataaataatcaatgatttaatttatttattttcgactatatatttaattaaaatttaactttttatttaatataattttcatgttaattatcaatatttaatattaattatcaatcaacaaattggtttttatttttttttgtatttttaaattgattatacaattttaataacaatttatttaaattaaaatatattgtaaatgattatttaatttattatacatgctgaaattgatttacatgttttttctttaattttaaataaatatagcaaaaaaaattaatagttataaattgattaaaataatgattttga from Aphidius gifuensis isolate YNYX2018 linkage group LG5, ASM1490517v1, whole genome shotgun sequence includes:
- the LOC122857357 gene encoding dynein axonemal light chain 4-like; translated protein: MSAGEIKKENPVQIFHTYPFCKLSDMADDIKQEAMELCTTAAEKYSTNYEHAAKMIKQSLDQKFGPPFQVVVGESFGFSVTHQEKMLLYMYTGGNIAILIWRTVADY